The following are encoded in a window of Amphibacillus xylanus NBRC 15112 genomic DNA:
- a CDS encoding pyruvate, water dikinase regulatory protein, whose product MTKPYIFLISDSAGETVDKVIQSSLLQFNRTESYQLIRSPYIEKPEQINQILTRASKNEALVCYTLVNPILRQYTQHLASELGVEVIDINGPIIDALGRLLKQKPKMVPGLAYQLDESYFKRIEAIEFAVRYDDGRDPSGIEKADIVLIGVSRTSKTPLSQYLAMKSYKVANVPIVPEVDPPKELYQTDPSKCYGLKISPVELNEIRKERLKTLGLRPSANYANVNRIREELDYFENIVEYLGCPVIDVTNKAVEETANLILQIQMTR is encoded by the coding sequence CTGATTCTGCTGGAGAAACTGTCGATAAAGTTATTCAATCATCTTTATTGCAATTTAATCGTACAGAAAGCTACCAGCTCATTCGTTCACCTTATATAGAAAAACCAGAACAAATTAATCAAATATTAACTAGAGCTTCAAAGAACGAAGCTCTAGTTTGTTATACACTTGTGAATCCAATATTACGTCAATACACGCAACACTTGGCTTCAGAACTTGGTGTTGAGGTGATAGACATTAATGGACCCATTATTGATGCGCTTGGTCGCTTGTTAAAACAAAAACCAAAAATGGTACCAGGCCTTGCTTATCAGTTAGATGAATCCTATTTTAAACGAATTGAAGCGATTGAATTTGCAGTTCGCTATGATGATGGACGAGACCCAAGTGGAATTGAAAAAGCGGATATTGTCTTAATAGGTGTGTCAAGAACGTCTAAAACGCCTTTATCACAATATTTAGCTATGAAAAGCTATAAAGTAGCGAATGTTCCGATTGTACCAGAGGTGGATCCACCAAAAGAACTTTATCAAACGGACCCAAGTAAATGCTATGGCCTAAAAATTAGTCCTGTTGAATTAAATGAAATTCGTAAAGAACGCTTAAAAACCCTAGGCTTAAGACCTAGTGCAAATTATGCTAACGTAAATCGTATAAGAGAAGAATTGGATTATTTTGAAAATATTGTCGAATATTTAGGTTGTCCGGTCATTGATGTGACAAATAAAGCGGTTGAAGAAACAGCTAATTTAATTTTGCAAATCCAAATGACAAGATAA
- the dnaG gene encoding DNA primase: MVSQIPEQLIDEIRQANDIVDVISEYVSLKKQGRNYFGLCPFHGEKTASFSVTQEKQIFHCFGCGKGGNVFTFLMEQEGFTFQQAVTHLAQRSGHSLPERYLNQVNSSNHSVDQVSLQAHELLTKFYHHIFSHAKEAETARNYINDRGLTDETIEQFQIGFAPDSNEITTQFLEKKAFNLQELVSSNVLARSDQNQIYDRMRGRIVFPIRNHLAKTVGFAGRSITNLEPKYLNSPESALFQKGKMLFNFDLARSEMKKSGQAILFEGYMDVFSAYQAGIKNVIASLGTSVTEHQAALIRRYVDTVVICFDGDDAGINATFKVAKLLKKVGCQVRVATIPDQLDPDAFIKKYGGKRFKEEVIEASSTYMGFIINFHKRQFNLKVEADQIAYMRLIVEEIAQLKSALDRDRYVREIAKMFDLSPGAILEDVDQIRKKQGSTRDNVGLKSHTNERVLKNRPKRLLPAYHNAEKRLIAYMLHDRTIAEQIKHTLGASFNIEKHKIIVTYLYAFYEDGNQANVSQFIERLNDNEIISEVIEIAMEPITTDVSSDEISDYIRIIRLEQDDKSIIRELIAKQKQAEMNRDYLEAAKIGMEIMRIQKELKEK; encoded by the coding sequence ATGGTCTCGCAAATTCCCGAACAATTAATTGATGAGATTCGTCAAGCAAATGATATTGTTGACGTGATTAGTGAATATGTCTCATTAAAAAAACAAGGACGTAATTATTTTGGCTTATGTCCGTTTCATGGAGAAAAAACAGCCTCATTTTCTGTTACCCAAGAAAAACAAATTTTTCATTGTTTTGGTTGCGGAAAAGGTGGTAATGTATTCACATTTTTAATGGAGCAAGAAGGTTTTACATTTCAACAGGCTGTCACTCATTTAGCACAAAGAAGTGGTCATTCATTACCTGAACGGTATTTAAATCAAGTCAACAGTTCGAATCATTCTGTGGACCAAGTTAGTTTACAAGCACATGAGCTTTTGACCAAATTCTATCATCATATTTTTTCTCATGCTAAAGAAGCGGAAACAGCTAGAAATTATATTAATGATCGTGGATTGACAGATGAAACGATTGAACAATTTCAGATTGGCTTTGCCCCGGATTCTAATGAGATTACGACACAATTTTTAGAAAAGAAAGCATTTAATCTACAGGAATTAGTATCTTCGAATGTACTTGCCCGAAGTGATCAAAATCAAATTTATGATCGAATGAGAGGGCGGATCGTGTTTCCAATTCGGAATCACTTAGCGAAGACAGTCGGCTTTGCTGGACGCTCGATCACAAATCTGGAACCAAAATATTTAAACAGTCCAGAATCTGCTTTGTTTCAAAAAGGAAAAATGCTATTTAATTTTGATTTAGCAAGAAGCGAAATGAAAAAAAGTGGACAAGCGATCCTTTTTGAAGGCTATATGGACGTATTTTCAGCGTATCAAGCTGGTATAAAAAATGTCATTGCTTCACTTGGCACATCAGTAACTGAACATCAAGCAGCCTTAATTAGACGCTATGTCGATACTGTCGTTATTTGCTTTGATGGCGATGACGCAGGAATTAATGCGACATTTAAAGTCGCCAAGCTACTTAAAAAAGTCGGCTGCCAAGTTAGAGTCGCAACAATACCAGATCAACTTGATCCAGATGCGTTTATAAAAAAATATGGCGGGAAAAGGTTTAAAGAAGAAGTGATCGAGGCAAGCTCTACTTACATGGGCTTTATCATTAACTTTCATAAGCGACAATTTAATTTAAAAGTTGAAGCTGACCAAATTGCTTATATGCGCTTAATTGTTGAAGAAATTGCTCAATTAAAATCTGCACTTGATCGTGATCGATATGTTCGAGAAATAGCCAAGATGTTTGACCTTTCTCCTGGGGCAATTTTGGAAGATGTTGATCAGATAAGGAAAAAACAAGGCTCAACTAGGGATAATGTGGGTTTAAAGAGCCATACTAATGAGCGCGTATTGAAAAATAGGCCGAAACGCTTATTACCAGCATATCACAATGCTGAAAAAAGATTAATTGCTTATATGTTACATGATCGGACAATTGCTGAACAAATTAAACATACATTAGGGGCTTCATTTAATATTGAGAAGCACAAAATTATTGTTACCTATCTATATGCGTTTTATGAGGACGGTAATCAAGCAAATGTAAGTCAGTTTATTGAACGCCTAAATGATAATGAAATAATTAGTGAAGTAATTGAAATAGCGATGGAACCTATAACAACAGATGTTTCATCTGATGAAATATCTGATTATATCCGAATTATCCGCTTAGAGCAGGACGATAAGAGTATCATTCGTGAACTTATCGCCAAACAAAAACAAGCAGAGATGAATCGAGATTATTTAGAAGCAGCAAAAATAGGTATGGAAATTATGCGGATTCAAAAAGAACTTAAAGAAAAGTAA
- the rpoD gene encoding RNA polymerase sigma factor RpoD, with protein MVKKQPDHSNSLDLTLDETKEQIVELGRKQGEILYEDVVDRLARFELESEQIDEFYEYLSEQGIEVVSDLGEDDADEEDLNNDAEFDLKDISVPLGIKINDPVRMYLKEIGRVDLLTAEEEVELAKRIEQNDEEAKMQLAEANLRLVVSIAKRYVGRGMLFLDLIQEGNMGLIKAVEKFDYRKGFKFSTYATWWIRQAITRAIADQARTIRIPVHMVETINKLIRIQRQLLQDLGREPTPEEIGKEMDLTPEKVREILKIAQEPVSLETPIGEEDDSHLGDFIEDQEVTSPSDHAAYELLKEQLEDVLDTLTDREENVLRLRFGLDDGRTRTLEEVGKVFGVTRERIRQIEAKALRKLRHPSRSKQLKDFLE; from the coding sequence ATGGTTAAAAAACAACCAGATCACTCAAATAGTCTGGATTTAACCTTAGATGAGACGAAAGAACAAATTGTCGAGCTCGGTAGAAAACAAGGTGAGATTTTATATGAAGACGTGGTGGATCGACTAGCTCGATTTGAACTAGAGTCTGAACAAATTGATGAATTTTATGAATATTTATCAGAGCAAGGAATTGAGGTGGTTAGTGACCTCGGTGAAGATGATGCTGATGAAGAGGATTTAAATAATGATGCAGAATTTGATCTTAAAGATATTAGTGTTCCTTTAGGCATCAAAATTAATGACCCGGTGAGAATGTATTTAAAAGAAATCGGTCGTGTTGATTTATTAACTGCTGAAGAAGAAGTGGAACTAGCAAAACGAATTGAACAAAATGACGAAGAGGCTAAAATGCAATTAGCGGAAGCAAACTTACGTTTAGTAGTAAGTATTGCAAAACGTTACGTTGGTAGAGGTATGCTCTTCCTTGATTTAATTCAAGAGGGGAATATGGGGCTAATTAAAGCGGTAGAGAAATTTGATTATCGAAAAGGCTTTAAATTTAGTACTTACGCAACTTGGTGGATACGTCAAGCAATTACTAGAGCTATTGCGGATCAAGCTCGAACAATTCGAATTCCTGTTCATATGGTAGAAACGATTAACAAATTAATTCGAATTCAAAGACAACTTTTACAGGATCTAGGTCGTGAACCGACTCCAGAAGAGATCGGTAAAGAAATGGATTTAACGCCTGAAAAAGTTAGAGAAATCCTAAAAATTGCTCAAGAGCCTGTATCACTTGAGACGCCGATTGGTGAAGAAGATGATTCTCATTTAGGTGATTTTATTGAAGACCAAGAAGTAACATCACCATCAGACCATGCCGCTTATGAATTGTTAAAAGAACAATTAGAAGATGTTCTTGATACGTTAACAGATCGTGAGGAAAATGTTCTTCGACTTCGTTTCGGTTTAGATGATGGACGGACACGTACATTAGAAGAAGTAGGTAAAGTCTTCGGTGTAACACGAGAACGTATTCGACAAATCGAAGCGAAAGCATTACGTAAATTACGCCATCCAAGCAGAAGTAAGCAACTTAAAGATTTTCTAGAATAA
- a CDS encoding tRNA (adenine(22)-N(1))-methyltransferase gives MIEQLTLSKRLETITKYLPKEAIFADIGSDHAYLPIAVCQRDDSARAIAGELNKGPYLAAIEHVEKYQLAERIQVIQGDGLDVIRNHPVKQIVIAGMGGGLIRSILERGKDTLKTVERLILQPNVDSQYIREWANANDFSLVDEDILEEDGHIYEILVLDKSDQAKSTFLSDQVCLFGPFLLEKRNDTFKKKWQRELVNYQRIINQMEQAKVLDVAKIAEYNRRVKWIEQVIKHD, from the coding sequence ATGATAGAACAACTTACATTATCAAAACGCTTAGAAACAATTACAAAATATTTACCTAAAGAGGCTATATTTGCTGACATAGGTAGTGATCATGCATATTTGCCGATTGCAGTCTGCCAGCGAGATGATTCAGCTCGGGCAATTGCGGGCGAATTAAATAAAGGACCTTATTTAGCGGCTATTGAACACGTGGAAAAATATCAATTAGCAGAGCGAATTCAGGTGATTCAAGGTGATGGTTTAGATGTTATTAGAAATCACCCTGTCAAGCAAATAGTTATCGCTGGAATGGGTGGCGGCTTAATTCGTTCAATACTTGAACGAGGTAAAGACACACTAAAAACTGTTGAAAGACTTATACTACAACCTAATGTAGATAGTCAATATATTCGTGAGTGGGCCAACGCCAATGATTTTTCCTTAGTAGATGAAGATATTCTCGAGGAAGATGGCCACATTTATGAAATCTTAGTGCTAGACAAATCTGATCAAGCAAAGTCTACATTCTTATCAGATCAAGTATGCTTATTTGGTCCATTTTTATTGGAGAAACGTAATGATACATTTAAGAAAAAGTGGCAGAGAGAATTAGTTAATTATCAACGAATTATTAACCAAATGGAGCAAGCTAAGGTTTTAGACGTAGCAAAAATAGCTGAATACAATCGTCGAGTAAAATGGATTGAGCAGGTGATAAAACATGACTAA
- a CDS encoding Nif3-like dinuclear metal center hexameric protein: MTKEISVGKVVQLLESWVPKKLAADWDNVGLQIGSLSHPVKQILVSLDVTEEVVDEAIEIGANLIISHHPLLFKSLKQINYQDPLGKLIQKIIKHDLTVYAAHTNLDVVIGGVNDLLASKLKLENTKILIPEVEEPFYKLFVYVPETHLDVVDQAITKIGVGQLGDYKDCSFRLKGTGTFTPMDNANPYIGSENKRSFVDEIKLEYLLPSHLRNQAIDAIKKAHPYEEPVFDIIKLENDGIKYGLGRIGTLKTEKTLRQLSAELKEIFQLEGLRVTGSLDRIVKKVAVLGGSGEKYYHHAKRLGADVYITGDVSFHFAQDALAQGLSIIDPGHHIEVIMVEAVSEYLREQLDSAIKVNESKISTEPFQFI, from the coding sequence ATGACTAAAGAGATATCAGTTGGTAAGGTCGTTCAATTACTAGAGAGTTGGGTACCCAAGAAATTAGCTGCTGATTGGGACAATGTTGGTTTACAAATTGGTAGTTTAAGTCACCCTGTCAAGCAAATCTTAGTTAGCTTAGACGTCACAGAAGAAGTTGTCGATGAAGCGATTGAAATCGGTGCAAACTTAATTATTTCACACCATCCATTACTTTTTAAATCATTAAAGCAAATTAATTATCAAGATCCACTTGGTAAACTGATTCAAAAGATTATTAAACATGATCTTACAGTATATGCTGCCCATACTAATTTGGATGTAGTGATCGGTGGTGTAAATGATTTACTGGCGAGTAAATTAAAACTGGAAAACACAAAAATACTCATTCCAGAGGTAGAAGAACCTTTTTATAAATTGTTTGTTTATGTGCCTGAGACGCATCTAGATGTTGTTGATCAAGCGATAACCAAAATAGGTGTAGGACAATTAGGTGATTATAAAGATTGCTCATTCCGTCTAAAAGGAACGGGAACATTCACTCCGATGGATAATGCTAATCCGTATATTGGTTCGGAAAATAAACGCAGCTTTGTTGATGAAATAAAGCTTGAATATTTATTACCAAGTCATTTAAGAAATCAAGCAATTGACGCGATCAAAAAGGCTCATCCATATGAAGAGCCAGTATTTGATATTATCAAATTAGAAAATGATGGTATTAAGTATGGATTAGGTCGTATCGGAACATTAAAAACAGAAAAAACTTTAAGACAATTATCAGCAGAGTTAAAGGAAATTTTCCAGTTAGAAGGCTTACGTGTAACAGGCTCACTAGATCGAATCGTTAAGAAAGTTGCCGTCTTAGGTGGGAGTGGTGAAAAATATTATCACCATGCTAAACGATTAGGTGCAGATGTTTACATTACAGGCGATGTATCGTTTCATTTTGCACAAGATGCCTTAGCGCAAGGATTATCGATTATTGACCCTGGGCACCACATTGAAGTGATAATGGTTGAGGCTGTATCAGAATATTTAAGAGAACAACTGGATTCAGCAATTAAAGTGAATGAGTCAAAGATAAGCACTGAACCTTTTCAATTTATCTAA
- a CDS encoding DEAD/DEAH box helicase has product MKKYDFKAINLNPWLEEVVDQLGFKQPTPIQQQVIPVALTGESIIGQSQTGSGKTHAFLLPLFNQLELNKKEVQFVVTTPTRELASQIFDQVKKILALSGLEHQIQAKLFIGGTDKKRTIEKLTEQPDIIVATPGRLLDLMNEGAISIYTARSFVVDEADLMLDLGLINEIDQILVKASPSIQLLVFSATIPKRLQPFLKKYMENPTFIEIKDQISPNLLENRLVPLRHRNPAEIISQIAQTIHPYLAIIFANGKEACDELYHELSQRGLNVGILHGGLSARERKRVVKDIQSLKYQYVVATDLAARGIDIEGVSHVINAQLPKEVEFFVHRVGRTARAGMEGTAIHLYTDQDRALLSKLTEDGIEFSNYDIIKGEWREVKAWNNRKLRGNQKDDLDQEAWKRVKRPKKVKPGYKVKLRKEQERIKRKLKKDKYRK; this is encoded by the coding sequence ATGAAAAAATACGATTTTAAAGCAATTAACTTAAATCCATGGCTAGAAGAAGTTGTTGATCAGCTTGGTTTTAAGCAACCGACACCAATTCAACAACAAGTTATCCCAGTCGCTTTAACAGGAGAAAGTATTATTGGACAATCACAGACGGGATCAGGAAAAACGCATGCATTCCTTTTACCGTTATTTAATCAATTAGAATTAAATAAAAAAGAAGTACAATTTGTCGTTACAACACCAACAAGAGAATTAGCTAGTCAAATTTTTGATCAAGTTAAAAAAATCTTGGCATTATCAGGATTAGAACATCAAATCCAAGCTAAACTGTTTATTGGTGGAACAGATAAAAAACGTACAATTGAGAAACTAACGGAACAGCCTGATATTATCGTAGCAACTCCAGGACGTCTATTAGACCTGATGAACGAAGGCGCAATTAGTATATACACAGCTCGTTCATTTGTTGTTGATGAGGCTGACTTAATGCTAGATTTAGGCCTAATCAATGAAATTGATCAAATTTTAGTGAAAGCTAGTCCTAGCATACAATTACTCGTCTTCTCTGCAACAATTCCAAAACGATTACAACCATTCTTAAAGAAATATATGGAGAACCCGACTTTTATTGAGATTAAAGATCAAATATCACCCAATTTATTAGAAAACCGCTTAGTACCGTTACGTCACCGTAATCCAGCAGAAATAATTAGTCAAATTGCTCAAACCATTCACCCATACTTGGCTATTATTTTTGCTAATGGTAAAGAGGCTTGTGATGAGCTTTATCATGAATTATCACAGCGTGGATTAAATGTTGGTATTCTTCATGGTGGTCTTTCCGCAAGAGAGAGAAAACGTGTTGTAAAAGATATTCAATCTCTAAAATATCAATATGTTGTTGCAACTGATTTAGCTGCAAGAGGTATTGATATTGAAGGTGTTAGTCATGTCATTAACGCACAATTACCTAAGGAAGTGGAATTCTTTGTCCATCGAGTTGGCCGAACAGCACGTGCGGGAATGGAAGGAACTGCAATTCATTTATATACCGATCAAGATCGCGCACTTCTATCTAAATTAACAGAAGATGGTATTGAATTTTCTAATTATGACATTATTAAAGGCGAATGGCGAGAAGTCAAAGCTTGGAATAATCGAAAATTAAGAGGAAATCAAAAAGATGATTTAGATCAAGAAGCGTGGAAAAGAGTTAAAAGACCGAAAAAAGTTAAACCAGGATATAAGGTAAAACTACGTAAGGAACAAGAACGGATCAAGCGTAAATTAAAAAAAGACAAATATCGAAAGTAG